One part of the Rutidosis leptorrhynchoides isolate AG116_Rl617_1_P2 chromosome 1, CSIRO_AGI_Rlap_v1, whole genome shotgun sequence genome encodes these proteins:
- the LOC139885964 gene encoding protein MAINTENANCE OF MERISTEMS-like, giving the protein MGSIKINSFSPRIARFLNPVAKTLDQPPPMLKPTDRSNPLFKGWGNPPTQWVEWVNQMAAKHSSIWIKAGIFDSIMSSIYEITFNHDIIYALLHFWNPKTNTFVYPWGEATVTLEDMVILGGYSVLGDSVSVCVIKADLNEKVEVMNQFRTELIRSKSKKASHFQWIQMFKAKKDEEQEHIGFLSLWLSRFVFPSTDRDALGKHVIPIAVRLSQGDKLDLATPILASIYGNLRILKKQSVNSSSSCINLLGPFRLVQIWAYERLTDIAPKTVNELQPNEPRLARWHGLNSNVSLPNLLSQMNKPDTFIWRPYVVDLKNWLQPLYYQDTDKILTDSLSLDDDLQTFARFLKPCEINWLNCKEKYLPHHVAMQFGYDQDIPGDVSSYKVKKCVNFMIPSRSFQPQVSKRYADWLKNVDSKDGENDQDLASGEKVNDSDEARSDLECVHMRKMNAEDKRDEIEMCSLRRMPNGDKETENVAKDVSRRSKDCMDIDELIKLGLELDARISKLEKVFGSLKAKDRNGVMSC; this is encoded by the coding sequence ATGGGTTCAATCAAGATCAATTCTTTTTCGCCAAGAATTGCAAGATTCCTAAACCCAGTTGCTAAAACCCTCGATCAACCTCCCCCCATGCTCAAACCAACCGATCGATCAAACCCTCTTTTCAAAGGATGGGGCAACCCACCCACCCAATGGGTTGAATGGGTCAATCAAATGGCTGCAAAACACAGCTCTATTTGGATAAAAGCAGGTATCTTTGATTCTATTATGAGCTCTATTTATGAAATTACATTTAACCATGACATAATTTACGCGCTGTTACATTTCTGGAACCCTAAAACAAACACATTTGTTTACCCATGGGGTGAGGCTACTGTTACTTTAGAAGATATGGTTATTCTTGGTGGGTATTCAGTTTTAGGGGATTCTGTTAGTGTGTGTGTTATAAAGGCTGATTTAAATGAAAAagttgaagttatgaatcagtttCGGACAGAGTTAATTAGGAGTAAATCAAAAAAAGCTTCACATTTTCAGTGGATACAAATGTTTAAGGCCAAAAAGGATGAAGAACAGGAACATATTGGTTTTTTGTCTTTATGGTTGTCTAGGTTTGTTTTTCCTTCAACAGACCGTGATGCTTTGGGAAAGCATGTTATCCCGATTGCAGTTAGATTGTCTCAAGGGGATAAGTTAGATCTTGCTACACCGATTTTAGCCAGTATTTATGGTAATTTAAGAATATTGAAAAAACAATCGGTAAATTCTTCGAGTTCGTGTATCAATCTGTTAGGTCCATTTCGGCTAGTTCAGATTTGGGCGTATGAAAGGTTAACCGATATAGCACCAAAAACTGTAAACGAGCTTCAACCCAATGAACCCAGGTTAGCCCGTTGGCATGGTCTAAATTCGAATGTAAGTCTACCTAATCTGCTTTCACAGATGAACAAGCCCGATACTTTCATTTGGAGACCATATGTTGTTGATCTTAAAAACTGGTTGCAGCCATTATATTACCAAGATACAGATAAGATTTTAACTGATTCGTTGAGCTTAGATGATGATTTACAAACTTTTGCTCGTTTTTTAAAACCTTGTGAGATTAACTGGCTGAATTGTAAGGAAAAGTATCTGCCTCATCATGTGGCTATGCAATTCGGTTATGATCAAGACATACCTGGTGATGTATCCAGCTACAAAGTAAAAAAGTGTGTGAATTTCATGATTCCTTCAAGATCTTTTCAACCTCAAGTTTCAAAAAGGTACGCTGATTGGTTGAAGAATGTGGATTCAAAAGATGGTGAAAACGATCAAGATTTAGCGTCAGGTGAAAAAGTGAATGATTCTGATGAAGCTAGAAGTGATTTGGAGTGTGTTCATATGAGAAAGATGAATGCTGAAGACAAACGTGATGAAATTGAAATGTGTAGCTTGAGGCGTATGCCAAATGGTGATAAAGAAACCGAAAATGTTGCCAAAGATGTATCAAGAAGATCGAAAGATTGTATGGATATTGATGAGCTTATTAAATTGGGATTGGAACTTGATGCCCGAATTAGTAAGCTCGAAAAAGTATTTGGATCTCTCAAAGCTAAAGATCGAAACGGTGTAATGTCGTGCTAG
- the LOC139885965 gene encoding tryptophan synthase beta chain 1: MAAAFTTTTPAPNSSSSSPFLNHFRSSQSPLLQFKKTGPKPLTISCVIAKPSSVQMGSVQDESSVLQRPDSLGRFGKYGGKYVPETLMYALTELESAFKALATDHEFQKELDGILKDYVGRESPLYFAERLTEHYKRPNGEGPEIYLKREDLNHTGAHKINNAVAQALLAKKLGKERIIAETGAGQHGVATATVCARFGLKCIIYMGAQDMERQALNVFRMKLLGAEVRAVHSGTATLKDATSEAIRDWVTNVETTHYILGSVAGPHPYPMMVREFHAVIGKETRKQALEKWGGKPDVLVACVGGGSNAMGLFHEFVDDKEVRLIGVEAAGFGLDSGKHAATLTKGEVGVLHGAMSYLLQDDDGQIIEPHSISAGLDYPGVGPEHSFLKDLGRAEYYSITDEEALEAFKRLSRLEGIIPALETSHALAYLEKLCPTLPNGTKVVLNCSGRGDKDVHTAIKYLQV, from the exons ATGGCTGCTGCTTTTACAACCACAACCCCAGCCCCAAATTCATCGTCTTCTTCACCATTTCTAAACCACTTCCGTTCTTCACAATCACCCCTTCTTCAATTCAAGAAAACTGGACCCAAACCGTTGACCATTTCCTGTGTTATTGCTAAACCTTCATCGGTTCAAATGGGATCGGTCCAGGATGAATCGTCGGTCCTTCAACGACCGGATTCGCTCGGCCGGTTTGGTAAGTATGGTGGCAAGTATGTACCTGAAACCCTAATGTATGCTCTTACAGAACTTGAATCTGCTTTTAAAGCCCTAGCTACTGACCATGAATTCCAG AAGGAACTAGATGGAATATTGAAGGATTATGTTGGTAGAGAAAGTCCCCTttattttgctgaacgacttacagAGCATTATAAACGTCCAAATGGTGAAGGGCCCGAAATATATCTTAAGAGGGAAGATCTTAACCATACTGGTGCACATAAGATCAACAACGCGGTTGCACAAGCTTTACTGGCCAAAAAATTAGGCAAAGAGAGAATCATTGCAGAAACTGGTGCCGGGCAACATGGAGTTGCAACCGCCACTGTTTGTGCACGGTTTGGGTTGAAATGTATTATCTATATGGGTGCTCAAGATATGGAACGACAAGCTCTTAATGTGTTCAGAATGAAACTTCTTGGTGCAGAG GTTAGAGCAGTTCATTCGGGGACAGCGACACTAAAGGATGCTACATCAGAGGCGATAAGGGACTGGGTGACGAATGTGGAAACAACCCATTACATATTGGGATCTGTTGCGGGCCCACACCCGTACCCAATGATGGTACGTGAGTTCCATGCGGTGATTGGTAAAGAAACAAGAAAGCAAGCATTGGAAAAATGGGGTGGAAAACCAGATGTGTTGGTTGCTTGTGTCGGTGGTGGGTCAAATGCAATGGGACTTTTTCATGAGTTTGTTGATGATAAAGAAGTTAGATTAATTGGAGTTGAGGCTGCGGGTTTCGGTTTAGATAGTGGAAAACATGCAGCAACGTTAACAAAAGGAGAGGTCGGTGTGTTGCATGGAGCCATGAGCTATTTGTTACAAGATGATGATGGTCAGATTATTGAGCCTCACTCCATTAGTGCAGG GCTGGACTATCCAGGAGTGGGACCCGAACACAGCTTTCTGAAAGATTTAGGACGGGCTGAATATTATAGCATTACTGATGAAGAAGCATTAGAAG CTTTTAAGAGGCTGTCGAGATTAGAGGGCATAATCCCAGCTCTGGAAACATCTCACGCGCTTGCTTATTTGGAGAAGCTATGCCCAACGCTACCTAATGGCACCAAGGTTGTGCTAAACTGCAGTGGTAGAGGAGACAAAGATGTTCATACTGCTATCAAGTATTTGCAGGTTTAA
- the LOC139851447 gene encoding uncharacterized protein: MVDADWKPSMGFLHGELKKAQQEIKEALNNQKIFYEPVMKIIRMKMSGRLDSSLHLAAYLLNPYYLYNDMDIQYDEKVNEAVNDVVETLYPQDLDMQQKILLEELPVYTCRSESFAKLLALKSCEVNTEKYDPANWWTRFGSSAPHLRKIAIRILSLTTSSSGCERNWSTFEAIHTKKRNRLEASKLNNLVFVQFNANLILKNKKRKERGHEVLLTDDTSEAQEWFIDDDVVDAISKPKRSARRQFLEDDFESEDEEMEIDAEDVEYGFYGDQIIEQNGQDQDLDENEVDGVLDNLILETLNKLMEPGGSNKTTIL, encoded by the exons ATGGTGGATGCCGATTGGAAGCCTTCAATGGGATTTTTACATGGTGAGCTTAAAAAAGCTCAACAAGAAATCAAGGAGGCTTTGAACAACCAGAAGATTTTTTATGAGCCGGTTATGAAGATCATTCGAATGAAGATGTCAGGTCGACTAGATTCGAGCTTACATTTGGCGGCCTATCTTTTAAACCCATATTATCTTTACAATGATATGGATATCCAGTATGATGAAAAAGTGAATGAAGCAGTCAATGATGTTGTTGAAACTTTGTATCCGCAAGATCTTGATATGCAACAAAAAATATTGTTGGAGGAGTTGCCAGTTTACACGTGTAGATCAGAGAGCTTTGCTAAGTTACTTGCATTGAAATCATGTGAGGTTAACACCGAAAAATATGATCCGG CAAATTGGTGGACACGTTTTGGTAGCTCAGCACCTCATTTGAGAAAGATTGCTATTCGGATCCTTTCTCTAACAACAAGTTCATCCGGATGTGAACGCAATTGGAGCACCTTTGAAGCG ATTCATACAAAAAAAAGAAATCGGTTAGAAGCCTCAAAGTTGAACAATCTTGTTTTTGTTCAATTCAATGCAAATCTGATTTTGAAAAACAAAAAAAGAAAGGAGAGAGGTCATGAAGTTCTTTTAACGGATGATACAAGTGAGGCTCAAGAATGGTTTATTGATGATGATGTGGTTGATGCAATTTCAAAACCAAAAAGAAGCGCTAGAAGACAATTTTTGGAGGACGATTTTGAGTCAGAAGATGAAGAGATGGAAATAGATGCTGAAGATGTTGAATATGGGTTTTATGGGGATCAAATCATTGAACAAAATGGACAAGATCAAGATTTGGATGAAAATGAA GTTGATGGAGTGTTGGACAATCTTATATTGGAAACTCTAAACAAGTTGATGGAGCCTGGTGGGTCTAACAAGACTACTATATTGTAG
- the LOC139851454 gene encoding uncharacterized protein, protein MTDAWTDRKKRSIMNMCVNSKSGTVFLSSKECSGEAHTSRYIFEYVEKCIVEIGPEVVVQVVTDNAANNMGAAKILKEKRPSIFWTSCGAHTVDLMLEEGIGESDPYKSTIEIAKRITKFIYAHHKTLALMRRYTNKMEIVRPGVTRFASAFLTLQSLIDKKDELRKMFCGSEWDKCYLSKTKKGMISIKW, encoded by the exons ATGACGGATGCATGGACAGATAGAAAGAAAAGGAGTATCATGAATATGTGCGTGAACTCAAAGTCGGGCACCGTTTTCTTGTCTTCGAAAGAATGTTCAGGTGAAGCCCACACTAGCCGCTACATATTCGAGTATGTTGAGAAATGTATTGTAGAAATTGGTCCCGAAGTTGTTGTACAAGTTGTGACCGACAATGCCGCGAATAATATGGGAGCAGCAAAGATTTTAAAAGAAAAAAGACCATCAATTTTTTGGACATCATGTGGCGCACATACGGTTGATCTAATGCTCGAAG AAGGCATTGGTGAGTCAGACCCATATAAATCAACAATTGAAATAGCAAAAAGGATAACGAAGTTTATTTATGCACACCACAAAACATTGGCTTTGATGAGGCGTTACACAAATAAGATGGAAATCGTGAGACCAGGAGTTACACGATTTGCTTCCGCGTTCCTTACTTTACAAAGCTTAATTGATAAGAAGGATGAATTAAGGAAAATGTTTTGTGGTAGTGAATGGGACAAATGTTATTTATCCAAGACAAAAAAGGGAATGATATCTATAAAATGGTGA